Genomic DNA from Spirochaetota bacterium:
ATTTCCTTCAATTGTTAATTCACTGTATGTTGTGTTTTTTTTTCTTGGAGTAATAGCTGTTATTGTCCTTCAGGGTAATTACTATCATCTATGCTTAATTAGGCTTGTAGTAGTTTATCTTTGTATTGTGCTCCTTACAGTACATATTATTACAAAAGTACAATTCAGGTTCCAGAAATCTTTATTTATATCATTCATAAAGAGTGCTGTACCTTTTTCAATAATTGCGATACTTACTAACCTTACATTTAGAATCAATGCAATTATAATATCTTTAATGGTTGGTACAACACAGGTTGGATTTTTTAGTAACAGCATTTTATTTATAGATACACTTGCCATAATTCCTGATAATCTCAAAAAAATACTTATGCCTGCACTTTACAGTGCTTTAGAAAAAAAGGATGGATCCAAATTCCAATTTTCTTTTGATATTTTGAGCAAATATTTTGGAATTGTTTCATTTTATCTTATGCTCGTATTATTTGTATATGCTAAAACTATTATAACTACAATATTTGGGAACAAGTATTATGATTCAGCAATCCTTTTAAAGATTATTTCGTTTTCAGTTCCATTTGTATTTAATGTAGCATCAATTTTATTGGTTGGGAAGGATCGGCAGAGTGTTCTTTCCCGGATAATGCTGATATCAACAATAGTAAATATTGTGGCAAATATTGTTCTTATTAATATTTTAAACATAAAAGGTGCTGCGGCTTCAGTCAGTATTACATATGCAACAATTTTTTTCATGAGTCACTATTACTTAAGAAAGCTTGAATCTATTAAAATGGTACCAGTATTTAAAAAATATGTTATTATAGGAGCGATAGTTTTTGTTGTATGTTTTATCTATGAGTTCCTAAATTTTAAGCAGGTATCGTTCTATTCTTCATTTTTATTTATATCCATAGTGTATTGGTTTCTTATTTTTGCATTTATAATGAATAAGGATGATATTCGTATTATACAGGAGATGATGAGTGTAAAAAAATGAAGCTCGTTCTATATTAACTGTTTTATTTTTCTATTGTGTTCTGCAAGTGTCGAGGGCCATCATATTCCCCACCCCAAAAACGCTTAGACCACTATTGTGAAAATCTTAATTTTCATTTTTCCGTCAACAATATTATTCATGGAAATGCCATTCTTTTTGCAATATGTATCGCCTCTGTTAACAATGATCTTAATAGCACCAGGAACCAACCTGTCCAGTATAGCACCACCAACGACAGGGTCAGGAAAGCGGCCATACCAATCTTGAGGTGGTCTGTTTGATGTAATCACTATGAGCAACCTACCAAGACGCGAAATTGATGCATCTGTTCTATTGTAGTTCTCCTTAGTAAATAATGTATTGTATATCTCGAACCACCTAAGGTTAGAGGTAAAGTATGGCCTTTTAACAGGCAAGTTTTTTGGAAAAAATTGTTATGGCCCACAAAAGGTAAAACGAATCAAAGAAATATATAATCTTTATGATTACCAAAAAATCTATGCCTATGGCGATAGCAAAGGGGACAAGGAAATGTTGGCAATTGCTGATGAAAGAATATATCGCTGGGCAGTCATCACCGCCAAACCTGAAACAACCCCACAATGACTCCAATAATCGTAATAGTCTGGGTAATGAAAAACCCAAAAAGCCATTTTAAAATGTCTGACTTTACCTTGTGAATCTCAACCCTTACTTTTTCTATCTCAACTTGCATTTCTGCTTTCACCTGCTCAATCTCTTTGGTAAGTTTAAGCTCTACATCCTTTATTTCTCTGGTGAGCTTAAGTTCAACTTCTCTAATTTCACCCCGCACCTGCTCAATTTCTTTGGTAAGCTTAAGTTCAACTTCTCTAATTTCTTTACGAGTTTGCTCAATTTCTTTCACTAATTTTAATTCGGTCAAGGCAATATCCTGTCGCGTCGCCACCTGATTGTTGCTTATTGCCTCTTCCACTTTCTCAATAAACTCTGCCAAAACCTTTGCCTTTACCTCAT
This window encodes:
- a CDS encoding coiled-coil domain-containing protein; the protein is MGFAVRVYEAFKDDEVKAKVLAEFIEKVEEAISNNQVATRQDIALTELKLVKEIEQTRKEIREVELKLTKEIEQVRGEIREVELKLTREIKDVELKLTKEIEQVKAEMQVEIEKVRVEIHKVKSDILKWLFGFFITQTITIIGVIVGLFQVWR
- a CDS encoding ATP-binding protein, with amino-acid sequence MPVKRPYFTSNLRWFEIYNTLFTKENYNRTDASISRLGRLLIVITSNRPPQDWYGRFPDPVVGGAILDRLVPGAIKIIVNRGDTYCKKNGISMNNIVDGKMKIKIFTIVV
- a CDS encoding haloacid dehalogenase-like hydrolase — its product is MYISNHLRLEVKYGLLTGKFFGKNCYGPQKVKRIKEIYNLYDYQKIYAYGDSKGDKEMLAIADERIYRWAVITAKPETTPQ
- a CDS encoding flippase, with protein sequence MTTKSKIFKDTVIVNTASFIEKALFFVLNILIARYLSVEHFGEYSTALSYATFFSLMTDIGINVALIRALNLEREYENEHFANAFYLKLSLSVTMYIVMAISLLVTGYNRDVANLTLILGLVRIGNEFMKTYYAVDEAKQKFVFPSIVNSLYVVFFFLGVIAVIVLQGNYYHLCLIRLVVVYLCIVLLTVHIITKVQFRFQKSLFISFIKSAVPFSIIAILTNLTFRINAIIISLMVGTTQVGFFSNSILFIDTLAIIPDNLKKILMPALYSALEKKDGSKFQFSFDILSKYFGIVSFYLMLVLFVYAKTIITTIFGNKYYDSAILLKIISFSVPFVFNVASILLVGKDRQSVLSRIMLISTIVNIVANIVLINILNIKGAAASVSITYATIFFMSHYYLRKLESIKMVPVFKKYVIIGAIVFVVCFIYEFLNFKQVSFYSSFLFISIVYWFLIFAFIMNKDDIRIIQEMMSVKK